The following are from one region of the Methyloversatilis discipulorum genome:
- a CDS encoding Spx/MgsR family RNA polymerase-binding regulatory protein, with protein sequence MLRVFGIKRCDTMSRAFAWLADRHIDFQLHDYKKDGVPADALADWIRRAGWQAVVNTRGTTFRKLPPDQTTDLDADRAFALLSANPSAIRRPIVDHGGELLIGFDPQRWAEVLG encoded by the coding sequence ATGCTTCGCGTCTTCGGTATCAAGCGCTGCGACACGATGTCGCGCGCCTTCGCCTGGCTTGCCGACCGGCACATCGATTTCCAGCTGCATGACTACAAGAAGGACGGCGTGCCGGCAGACGCCCTGGCCGACTGGATACGCCGCGCCGGCTGGCAGGCCGTCGTCAATACGCGCGGCACCACCTTCCGCAAGCTGCCGCCCGACCAGACCACCGACCTCGACGCCGATCGCGCGTTCGCGCTGCTCAGCGCCAACCCGTCGGCCATCCGCCGGCCCATCGTCGATCACGGCGGCGAACTGCTGATCGGTTTCGATCCGCAACGCTGGGCGGAGGTGCTCGGATGA
- the minE gene encoding cell division topological specificity factor MinE translates to MSLLSLIFGQKQKTASIAKERLQLIIARERGSNSAPDFLPALQQELVAVISKYVRVNPEDIKVQLEKQDNYEVLEVNIVLPEQRN, encoded by the coding sequence ATGTCCCTGCTTTCCCTGATCTTCGGCCAGAAGCAGAAGACCGCCTCGATCGCGAAGGAACGCCTGCAGCTCATCATCGCGCGCGAGCGCGGATCGAACTCGGCGCCCGACTTCCTGCCGGCGCTGCAGCAGGAACTGGTCGCGGTGATTTCGAAATACGTGCGCGTGAACCCGGAAGACATCAAGGTCCAGCTCGAAAAGCAGGACAACTACGAGGTACTCGAAGTCAACATCGTGCTGCCCGAGCAGCGCAATTGA
- a CDS encoding MDR family oxidoreductase codes for MFKGILLEQGEGGKTIASLKDIDDAALPEGDVRVAVSWSSLNYKDALAITGRSPIVRKWPMVPGIDFAGTVEQSSHPLWKVGDPVVLTGFGVGEGHWGGLAQRAQVKGDWLVGLPAGLDAKHAMAVGTAGFTAMLCVMALERHGLQPGDGEVLVTGASGGVGSVAVALLARLGYRVVASTGRLEETDYLKSLGAESVIDRATLSAPGRPLAKERWAGVVDSVGSHTLVNACAATRENGAVAACGLAQGMDFPATVAPFILRGVTLYGINSVTVARAPREAAWARIVRDMPMDLLDRITQVVPLADVITVAPRFIDGQVRGRLVVDTSVV; via the coding sequence ATGTTCAAGGGCATATTGCTGGAGCAGGGCGAGGGCGGCAAGACGATCGCCAGCTTGAAGGATATCGACGACGCAGCGCTGCCCGAAGGCGATGTGCGCGTCGCCGTCAGCTGGTCCAGCCTCAATTACAAGGACGCGCTGGCCATCACCGGGCGCAGCCCCATCGTGCGCAAGTGGCCCATGGTGCCGGGCATCGATTTCGCCGGCACGGTGGAACAGAGCAGTCACCCGCTGTGGAAGGTGGGCGACCCGGTCGTGCTGACCGGCTTCGGCGTCGGCGAAGGTCACTGGGGCGGTCTGGCACAGCGCGCTCAGGTGAAGGGCGACTGGCTGGTCGGCCTGCCGGCGGGGCTGGATGCGAAGCATGCGATGGCGGTCGGCACCGCCGGTTTTACCGCCATGTTGTGCGTGATGGCGCTGGAACGTCACGGCCTGCAGCCGGGTGATGGCGAGGTGCTGGTGACGGGCGCCAGCGGTGGCGTCGGCTCGGTTGCCGTGGCGCTGCTCGCCAGGCTCGGTTACCGCGTGGTGGCCAGCACCGGCCGGCTGGAGGAGACCGATTACCTGAAATCGCTGGGCGCCGAATCGGTGATCGACCGCGCCACGCTGTCGGCGCCCGGCCGGCCGCTGGCGAAGGAGCGCTGGGCGGGCGTCGTCGACAGCGTCGGTTCGCACACGCTGGTCAATGCGTGCGCGGCGACGCGCGAGAACGGTGCGGTGGCGGCCTGTGGGTTGGCGCAGGGCATGGACTTCCCGGCCACGGTGGCGCCTTTCATCCTGCGCGGCGTCACGCTGTACGGCATCAACAGCGTCACCGTCGCCCGCGCTCCGCGCGAGGCGGCCTGGGCACGCATCGTGCGCGACATGCCGATGGACCTGCTGGACCGCATCACGCAGGTGGTGCCGCTGGCCGATGTGATCACCGTGGCCCCACGATTCATCGATGGTCAGGTGCGCGGCCGTCTCGTCGTCGACACTTCGGTGGTCTGA
- a CDS encoding fused MFS/spermidine synthase codes for MNLASLLGSGRTKTPRNSIDVSEAAGVRYLHFGSEWVQGAMRVARPFALELEYTREMMLPLLFAPHDAWPARVLVIGLGAGSVTKFLHRYCPQSDITVVEIDPRMPAVAAMHFRLPAEDERLRIVIGDGAKFVAETETEWDFILVDGYDHRARANALDTAAFHQHCRTHLAADGRVCLNMFGRTRGFRASAQRLIDAHDGRALVLPSLDEGNAICVAGGTEVIDLSLDTLRERARQLRAQTTLNLAPTLSRLEKAGYCPGGRLKL; via the coding sequence TTGAACCTCGCTTCGCTGTTGGGCAGCGGCCGCACGAAGACACCGCGCAACTCGATAGACGTGTCCGAGGCGGCCGGCGTGCGCTACCTGCACTTCGGTTCCGAATGGGTGCAGGGCGCGATGCGCGTCGCGCGCCCGTTCGCGCTCGAGCTCGAGTACACGCGCGAAATGATGCTGCCGCTGCTGTTCGCGCCGCACGACGCATGGCCTGCGCGCGTGCTGGTGATCGGGCTGGGTGCTGGCTCGGTCACCAAGTTCCTGCATCGTTACTGCCCGCAGTCGGACATCACCGTGGTCGAGATCGATCCGCGCATGCCGGCCGTCGCGGCGATGCATTTCCGGTTGCCGGCCGAGGATGAGCGTCTGCGCATCGTCATCGGCGACGGCGCGAAGTTCGTCGCCGAAACCGAGACGGAATGGGACTTCATCCTGGTCGACGGCTATGACCACCGGGCGCGCGCCAATGCGCTCGATACCGCCGCCTTTCACCAGCACTGCCGCACGCACCTCGCCGCCGACGGGCGCGTCTGTCTGAACATGTTCGGTCGCACGCGCGGCTTCCGCGCCAGTGCGCAGCGCCTGATCGACGCCCACGACGGGCGTGCGCTGGTGCTGCCGTCACTGGATGAAGGCAATGCGATCTGCGTCGCCGGCGGCACCGAGGTGATCGACCTGTCGCTCGACACCTTGCGCGAGCGTGCGCGCCAGCTGCGCGCGCAGACCACGCTGAATCTTGCACCGACCTTGAGCCGGCTCGAAAAGGCCGGTTACTGCCCGGGCGGACGCCTCAAGCTCTGA
- a CDS encoding c-type cytochrome produces MMKKFAFVALAAMVGMSVAHAGDAAKGKEKSAACAACHGADGNSPAPAFPRIGGQHEDYLLQALQQYKKGTRKNAIMAAQVGALSDQDMADLAAYFASQAGPLVTRR; encoded by the coding sequence ATGATGAAGAAATTCGCATTCGTTGCGCTCGCCGCCATGGTGGGCATGTCCGTCGCCCACGCTGGCGATGCCGCCAAGGGCAAGGAAAAGTCGGCTGCCTGCGCCGCCTGTCATGGTGCCGACGGCAACAGCCCGGCACCGGCTTTCCCGCGCATCGGCGGTCAGCACGAGGACTACCTGCTGCAGGCGCTGCAGCAGTACAAGAAGGGCACGCGCAAGAACGCCATCATGGCGGCTCAGGTAGGTGCGCTGAGTGATCAGGACATGGCCGATCTGGCCGCCTACTTCGCGTCGCAGGCCGGTCCGCTGGTCACCCGTCGCTGA
- the minC gene encoding septum site-determining protein MinC, which yields MARKPDTSAIELKSATLEAMRAVLRSDDCSAIAAALDARLGNMPGFFSGEPVVIDCSELPADARPDLPAIRDALGRHALTAVAVQAACDEAADEARALGMAVLAAESAPRAVPAPTLESAPETPAPAPEPAPAPEPVAASAPEAVVTQAQRRTEIIDKPLRSGQRIYARGCDLVVLAMVSAGAEVIADGNIHVYAPLRGRALAGASGDTQARIFTTCFEAELVSIAGVYRTFEHTASGELLRRPAHVRLEDHSDKQVLTVAALATT from the coding sequence ATGGCGCGCAAGCCCGATACTTCGGCCATAGAACTCAAAAGCGCCACGCTCGAAGCGATGCGTGCCGTGCTGCGCAGCGACGACTGCTCGGCCATCGCCGCGGCGCTCGACGCACGGCTCGGCAACATGCCCGGCTTCTTCTCCGGCGAACCGGTGGTGATCGACTGCAGCGAACTGCCGGCCGACGCCCGCCCCGACCTGCCAGCCATCCGCGACGCACTTGGCCGGCACGCGCTGACCGCCGTGGCCGTGCAGGCCGCGTGCGATGAGGCGGCCGACGAAGCGCGCGCGCTCGGCATGGCCGTGCTGGCAGCCGAGAGCGCGCCGCGCGCCGTACCGGCGCCCACACTGGAATCCGCGCCAGAAACGCCGGCCCCGGCACCCGAGCCCGCACCCGCACCCGAGCCCGTGGCCGCAAGCGCGCCGGAAGCCGTGGTCACGCAGGCCCAGCGGCGCACCGAAATCATCGACAAGCCCTTGCGCTCCGGTCAGCGCATCTACGCGCGTGGCTGCGATCTGGTGGTGCTGGCCATGGTCAGCGCCGGCGCCGAAGTGATCGCCGACGGCAACATCCACGTCTACGCGCCGCTGCGCGGCCGCGCGCTGGCCGGCGCCTCGGGCGACACGCAGGCGCGCATCTTCACCACCTGCTTCGAGGCGGAACTGGTGTCGATCGCCGGCGTGTACAGGACCTTCGAACACACGGCCAGCGGCGAACTGCTGCGCCGACCGGCGCACGTGCGCCTGGAAGACCATTCGGACAAACAGGTATTGACCGTCGCCGCTTTGGCGACCACCTGA
- a CDS encoding sodium:solute symporter family transporter, with the protein MNDPLLFGAAFWGFLILYGAGMYALSPRAVGHAGFFRGHDEAGRPAATWALGASIFISWIFAKSITNAANLGATYGIVGGLAYATYWLSIPLAGWAILRLRRRYAATGLLSFLITRYGRLAALAFSLAILVRLFNEVWSNTSVVGGYYGEAGSAGFIGAALLFTAATLFYSLKGGLRSSIYTDVLQTVLFVGFFAVVMLMVLPTHGPATLLSTGDWRFDTGVDLLLVAALQVLSYPFHDPVLTDRGFITDERRMLRAFVWAGLLGFACILLFSLVGVHARLEGIAGGDNVPAALARSMGPAALFVMTIVMVAAAGSTLDSTFSSVARHVAQELPQLAGRPEPARAIGVGMLAMAAIALLGNIPMIAGTDILKATTISGTMVIGLAPIFLLAGFTQPGTSAAAWSFHLAFWTGMVLGVLLAAGLIPDSWAIGSGKYAKLLGVNLYGLLLCTAGYLLPALLTRRAT; encoded by the coding sequence ATGAACGACCCTCTGCTGTTCGGCGCCGCCTTCTGGGGCTTCCTGATCCTGTACGGCGCCGGCATGTACGCGCTGTCGCCGCGCGCGGTCGGTCACGCCGGCTTCTTCCGCGGCCACGACGAAGCGGGCCGTCCGGCCGCCACATGGGCGCTCGGCGCCAGCATCTTCATTTCGTGGATATTCGCCAAGTCCATCACCAACGCGGCGAACCTCGGCGCCACCTACGGCATCGTCGGCGGCCTCGCCTACGCCACCTACTGGCTGTCCATCCCGCTCGCCGGCTGGGCCATCCTGCGGCTGCGTCGCCGGTATGCGGCGACCGGTCTGCTGTCCTTCCTGATCACCCGTTACGGCCGCCTCGCCGCGCTGGCCTTTTCGCTGGCCATTCTGGTGCGACTGTTCAACGAGGTGTGGAGCAACACCTCGGTGGTCGGCGGTTACTACGGCGAAGCGGGTTCGGCCGGCTTCATCGGCGCGGCGCTGCTGTTCACCGCGGCCACGCTGTTCTACAGCCTGAAGGGCGGACTGCGCTCGTCCATCTACACCGACGTGCTGCAGACCGTGCTGTTCGTCGGCTTCTTCGCCGTGGTCATGCTGATGGTGCTGCCCACGCACGGACCGGCGACGCTGCTGTCGACCGGCGACTGGCGCTTCGACACGGGCGTCGACCTGTTGCTGGTGGCCGCGCTGCAGGTACTGTCCTATCCCTTCCACGATCCGGTGCTGACCGATCGCGGCTTCATCACCGACGAGCGCCGCATGCTGCGCGCCTTCGTCTGGGCCGGCCTGCTCGGCTTCGCCTGCATCCTGCTGTTTTCGCTGGTGGGTGTGCACGCGCGGCTGGAAGGCATCGCCGGCGGCGACAACGTGCCGGCCGCGCTCGCCCGCAGCATGGGGCCGGCTGCGCTGTTCGTGATGACCATCGTGATGGTGGCGGCCGCCGGTTCGACGCTGGACTCGACCTTCTCTTCGGTTGCCCGCCACGTCGCGCAGGAACTGCCGCAGCTGGCCGGCCGCCCGGAGCCGGCGCGCGCCATCGGCGTCGGCATGCTGGCGATGGCGGCGATCGCGCTGCTCGGCAACATTCCGATGATCGCTGGCACCGACATCCTGAAGGCGACGACGATCAGCGGCACCATGGTGATCGGGCTTGCGCCCATCTTCCTGCTGGCCGGTTTCACGCAGCCCGGCACAAGCGCCGCCGCGTGGTCCTTCCATCTCGCCTTCTGGACCGGCATGGTGCTCGGCGTGCTGCTCGCCGCCGGCCTGATACCGGACAGCTGGGCCATCGGCAGCGGCAAGTACGCCAAGCTGCTCGGCGTCAATCTTTACGGGCTGCTGCTGTGCACGGCAGGCTATCTGCTGCCCGCCCTGCTGACACGACGGGCGACATGA
- a CDS encoding c-type cytochrome, with protein MSARTLLAVVAVCASPLAFAAEGNADAAKDKISMCVGCHGIPGYQTAFPKTYKVPRIGGQYPEYIVAALQAYKNGDRKHPTMTGIAASLTEQDMADLAAYYGAQK; from the coding sequence ATGAGCGCCAGGACCCTTCTTGCTGTCGTAGCCGTCTGCGCCAGCCCGCTCGCCTTCGCTGCCGAGGGCAATGCCGACGCAGCCAAGGACAAGATTTCGATGTGCGTCGGCTGTCACGGCATTCCGGGCTACCAGACCGCATTCCCGAAGACCTACAAGGTGCCCCGCATCGGCGGTCAGTACCCGGAGTACATCGTTGCCGCGCTGCAGGCCTACAAGAACGGTGACCGCAAGCACCCGACGATGACCGGTATCGCTGCCAGCCTGACCGAGCAGGACATGGCCGACCTCGCTGCCTACTACGGCGCCCAGAAATAA
- the ppk1 gene encoding polyphosphate kinase 1: MPSILPVPRYAPDHFINRELSLIAFNRRVLAQAADERVPLLERLKFLCIVSSNLDEFFEVRIGGLREHIRMGARGVTSDGRSAQEALRLIAAEAHQLIAEQYSLLNDVILPLLEKEGIVFLRRGDWTEAQRDWVRDYFMRELMPVLTPIGLDPSHPFPRVLNKSLNFAVELEGRDAFGRSSRYAIVQAPRALPRVIKLPKELTGVDHGFVFLSSAMHMNVGDLFEGMNVLGCYQFRVTRNSDLFLDEEEVKNLRQALQGELPQRHYGDAVRLEVADNCSEHMADFLLQQFNLTRDDLYRAPGIVNLVRLMQVPDWVERPDLKYPPFVPQVPRTMEKRYDIFAMIRKQDLLLHHPFQSFKPVIDLVQQAVDDPEVVAIKMTVYRTGTDSVLMEALVRAALKGKEVTVVVELMARFDEEANINWASRLEEAGAHVVYGVFGYKTHAKLLMVVRREQVDGVHRFRRFVHLGTGNYHPRTARFYTDFGLMTANEQIGEDVNEVFKQLTGLGHAGTLTHLWQAPFTLHSNVIAAIGQEAENARAGRKGRIIAKMNSLVEDETIEALYAASQAGVDIDLIVRGVCALRPGVPGLSDKITVRSVVGRFLEHSRIYHFHADGEEKLYLASADWMERNFFRRIEVAFPVLDPKLKRRIMKEGLRPYLLDNSQSWEMEPDGRYRRRVSRAARHCAQDTLLAEYSRGAL, encoded by the coding sequence ATGCCGTCCATCCTGCCGGTGCCGCGCTACGCACCCGATCACTTCATCAACCGCGAACTGTCGCTGATCGCCTTCAACCGGCGCGTACTGGCGCAGGCGGCGGACGAGCGCGTACCGCTGCTCGAACGGTTGAAATTCCTGTGCATCGTGTCGAGCAACCTCGACGAGTTCTTCGAGGTCCGCATCGGCGGCCTGCGCGAACACATCCGCATGGGCGCCCGTGGCGTCACCTCGGATGGCCGCTCCGCGCAGGAAGCACTGCGCCTGATCGCTGCCGAGGCGCATCAGCTGATCGCCGAACAGTATTCGCTGCTCAACGACGTCATCCTGCCGCTGCTGGAAAAGGAAGGCATCGTGTTCCTGCGCCGCGGCGACTGGACCGAAGCGCAACGCGACTGGGTGCGCGACTACTTCATGCGCGAGCTGATGCCGGTGCTGACGCCGATCGGGCTCGACCCCTCGCACCCCTTCCCGCGCGTGCTGAACAAGAGCCTGAACTTCGCCGTCGAGCTGGAAGGCCGCGACGCCTTCGGCCGCAGTTCGCGCTACGCCATCGTGCAGGCACCGCGCGCGCTGCCACGCGTGATCAAGCTGCCGAAGGAACTGACCGGCGTTGACCACGGCTTCGTGTTCCTGTCGTCGGCCATGCACATGAATGTCGGCGACCTGTTCGAAGGCATGAACGTGCTCGGCTGCTACCAGTTCCGCGTCACCCGCAACTCCGACCTCTTCCTCGACGAGGAAGAGGTGAAGAACCTGCGTCAGGCGCTGCAGGGCGAACTGCCGCAGCGCCATTACGGCGACGCCGTGCGGCTGGAGGTCGCGGACAACTGTTCCGAACACATGGCGGATTTCCTGCTGCAGCAGTTCAACCTGACGCGCGACGACCTCTACCGCGCACCGGGCATCGTGAACCTCGTGCGCCTGATGCAGGTGCCGGACTGGGTCGAGCGCCCGGACCTGAAGTACCCGCCCTTCGTACCGCAGGTACCGCGCACGATGGAAAAGCGCTACGACATCTTTGCCATGATCCGCAAGCAGGACCTGCTGCTGCATCACCCCTTCCAGTCCTTCAAGCCGGTGATCGACCTGGTGCAGCAGGCGGTCGACGACCCTGAAGTCGTCGCGATCAAGATGACGGTGTACCGCACCGGCACCGACTCGGTGCTGATGGAAGCGCTGGTGCGCGCCGCACTGAAGGGCAAGGAAGTCACCGTCGTGGTCGAGCTGATGGCGCGCTTCGACGAGGAAGCGAACATCAACTGGGCGTCGCGCCTCGAAGAGGCCGGCGCACATGTCGTGTATGGCGTGTTCGGCTACAAGACGCACGCCAAGTTGCTGATGGTCGTGCGGCGCGAGCAGGTGGATGGCGTGCACCGCTTCCGCCGCTTCGTGCACCTCGGTACCGGCAACTACCACCCGCGCACCGCCCGCTTCTACACCGACTTCGGCCTGATGACCGCGAACGAGCAGATCGGCGAGGACGTGAACGAGGTTTTCAAGCAGCTGACCGGCCTCGGCCACGCGGGCACGCTGACGCACCTGTGGCAGGCGCCCTTCACGCTGCACAGCAATGTGATCGCCGCCATCGGGCAGGAAGCGGAGAACGCGCGCGCCGGCCGCAAGGGCCGCATCATCGCCAAGATGAATTCACTGGTCGAGGACGAAACCATCGAAGCGCTTTACGCGGCCAGTCAGGCCGGCGTGGACATCGACCTCATCGTGCGTGGCGTCTGCGCGCTGCGCCCGGGCGTACCCGGCCTGTCGGACAAGATCACCGTACGCTCGGTGGTCGGCCGCTTCCTCGAACATTCGCGCATCTATCACTTCCACGCCGACGGCGAAGAAAAGCTCTACCTCGCCAGCGCCGACTGGATGGAGCGCAACTTCTTCCGCCGCATCGAGGTGGCTTTCCCGGTGCTCGATCCGAAGCTGAAGCGACGCATCATGAAGGAAGGCCTGCGCCCGTATCTGCTGGACAACAGCCAGTCCTGGGAAATGGAACCGGATGGCCGCTACCGGCGCCGGGTATCGCGCGCCGCGCGGCATTGTGCGCAGGACACCCTGCTGGCCGAGTACTCGCGCGGCGCGCTCTGA
- a CDS encoding Hsp33 family molecular chaperone HslO, with protein MSATDLIQRFMFEGLDIRGARVRLSEGWQSMLRGRGYGPVVTRLLGEVTVVSLMVGGQLKQPGRLTVQVRGNGAVSMLVVDCDQQLRIRGMASAPADLVEAPLPELLGDGHLVMTMQPESAPTPYQSVVPLEGATVAEVFEHFLEQSEQQPTALWLAADGDTASGLFLQKLPGADQRDPDGWARVCHLAATVTPNELKTLDTETLLGRLFHEEIQAGGIRVFEAQTPRHHCPRDEEKVRRLVLSLGRAEVESILAEKGELHIHDDMCNHDYRFSAADIARLFGDPPAAVH; from the coding sequence ATGAGCGCGACTGACCTGATCCAGCGCTTCATGTTCGAAGGTCTGGACATACGCGGCGCCCGCGTACGCCTGTCTGAAGGCTGGCAGTCCATGCTGCGTGGCCGCGGCTACGGGCCCGTCGTGACGCGCCTGCTCGGCGAGGTGACCGTGGTGTCGCTGATGGTGGGCGGCCAGCTCAAGCAGCCGGGCCGGCTGACCGTTCAGGTGCGCGGCAATGGCGCGGTGAGCATGCTGGTGGTCGATTGCGACCAGCAATTGCGCATCCGCGGCATGGCGAGTGCGCCGGCCGATCTGGTCGAAGCACCGCTGCCCGAGTTGCTGGGCGACGGCCATCTGGTCATGACCATGCAGCCGGAAAGCGCGCCTACGCCCTACCAGAGCGTGGTACCACTCGAAGGCGCGACGGTGGCCGAGGTGTTCGAACATTTCCTCGAACAGTCCGAACAGCAGCCCACCGCACTGTGGCTGGCTGCCGACGGCGATACGGCGAGCGGACTGTTCCTGCAGAAACTCCCGGGCGCCGACCAGCGCGATCCCGACGGCTGGGCGCGGGTGTGCCATCTGGCCGCCACGGTGACGCCGAACGAACTGAAGACGCTGGACACCGAAACGCTGCTCGGACGACTGTTCCACGAGGAGATACAGGCAGGCGGCATCCGCGTGTTCGAAGCACAGACGCCCCGCCATCACTGCCCGCGCGACGAGGAAAAGGTCCGTCGGCTGGTGCTGTCGCTGGGCCGCGCCGAGGTCGAATCCATCCTCGCCGAGAAGGGCGAGCTGCACATCCATGACGACATGTGCAATCACGACTACCGCTTCAGCGCGGCCGACATCGCCCGCCTGTTCGGCGATCCGCCGGCTGCAGTGCATTGA
- the arsS gene encoding arsenosugar biosynthesis radical SAM (seleno)protein ArsS (Some members of this family are selenoproteins.) has protein sequence MHATLPLLSRTDFPPLRRHRTEVLQVNLGYTCNQSCLHCHVNAGPTRTEQMSAENIRAVLDFIRASDVRQLDLTGGAPEMNPHFRALVVEARALGVSVMDRCNLTILSEPGHEGLAAFLAEQSVQVTASLPCYLEDNVDRQRGSGVFARSIAGLKQLNALGYGRADGGLELNLVFNPQGPALPPPQAQLEGAYREHLGRAYGIVFTRLLTLANMPIQRFGSTLVSKGLFSGYMELLRGAHRDDNLQNVMCRNQLSVDWQGHVYDCDFNQMLGLPLRIEGRPRTHLSQLLGRDLDGNPVVVADHCYGCTAGQGSSCGGALN, from the coding sequence ATGCACGCCACCCTGCCGCTGCTGTCCCGCACCGACTTCCCGCCACTGCGCCGCCATCGCACCGAAGTGCTGCAGGTCAATCTGGGCTACACCTGCAACCAGAGCTGCCTGCACTGCCACGTGAATGCAGGCCCGACGCGCACCGAACAGATGAGCGCCGAGAACATCCGCGCCGTGCTCGACTTCATCCGCGCCAGCGACGTTCGTCAGCTCGATCTGACCGGCGGCGCACCGGAAATGAATCCGCACTTCCGCGCGCTGGTGGTCGAGGCGCGCGCGCTCGGCGTATCGGTGATGGACCGCTGCAACCTCACCATCCTGTCCGAACCGGGCCACGAGGGATTGGCGGCCTTCCTGGCCGAGCAGAGCGTGCAGGTGACCGCGTCGCTGCCCTGCTACCTGGAGGACAACGTCGACCGGCAGCGCGGCAGCGGCGTGTTCGCACGCAGCATCGCCGGACTGAAGCAGCTGAATGCGCTCGGCTACGGCCGGGCGGACGGCGGTCTCGAACTGAATCTGGTGTTCAACCCGCAGGGCCCCGCACTGCCACCGCCGCAGGCCCAGCTGGAAGGGGCGTATCGCGAGCACCTCGGGCGCGCATACGGCATCGTGTTCACCCGCCTGCTGACGCTGGCCAACATGCCGATCCAGCGCTTCGGCTCGACGCTGGTGTCCAAGGGTCTGTTCTCCGGCTACATGGAATTGCTGCGCGGCGCGCACCGTGACGACAACCTGCAGAACGTGATGTGCCGCAACCAGTTGAGCGTGGACTGGCAGGGCCACGTGTACGACTGCGACTTCAACCAGATGCTGGGGTTGCCGCTGCGCATCGAGGGACGGCCGCGCACCCATCTGTCGCAACTGCTGGGGCGCGATCTCGATGGCAATCCGGTGGTGGTGGCCGATCACTGCTATGGCTGTACCGCCGGACAGGGTTCGTCCTGTGGCGGCGCACTGAACTGA
- the minD gene encoding septum site-determining protein MinD, whose product MTRIVVVTSGKGGVGKTTTSAAFSSGLALRGKKTAVIDFDVGLRNLDLIMGCERRVVYDFVNVIHGEANLTQALIKDKHCENLFVLPASQTRDKDALTEEGVEKVLKDLADMGFDYIVCDSPAGIEHGAVMALTFADEAVIVTNPEVSSVRDSDRILGILQSKSRRARDGREPVKEHLVVTRYSPKRAVEGEMLSHVDVQEILRIPVLGVIPESEIVLQASNQGTPAIHMEGSDVAQAYEDVVARFLGEERPLRFVDYEKPGLLKRLFGGK is encoded by the coding sequence GTGACCCGTATCGTAGTCGTCACATCCGGCAAGGGCGGCGTGGGCAAGACCACGACCAGCGCCGCGTTTTCGTCCGGCCTCGCACTGCGCGGCAAGAAGACCGCGGTGATCGATTTCGACGTCGGCCTGCGCAATCTCGACCTCATCATGGGCTGCGAACGCCGCGTGGTGTATGACTTCGTGAACGTGATCCACGGCGAAGCCAACCTGACCCAGGCGCTGATCAAGGACAAGCACTGCGAAAACCTGTTCGTGCTGCCCGCCTCGCAGACGCGCGACAAGGACGCGCTGACCGAAGAAGGCGTCGAGAAGGTGCTGAAGGACCTCGCCGACATGGGTTTCGACTACATCGTGTGCGACTCGCCGGCCGGCATCGAGCACGGCGCGGTGATGGCGCTCACCTTCGCCGACGAGGCGGTCATCGTGACCAATCCGGAAGTCAGTTCGGTGCGCGACTCGGACCGCATACTTGGCATCCTGCAGTCGAAATCGCGCCGCGCGCGCGACGGCCGCGAGCCGGTGAAGGAACATCTGGTGGTCACCCGCTACTCGCCCAAGCGCGCCGTCGAAGGCGAAATGCTGAGCCACGTCGACGTGCAGGAAATCCTGCGCATCCCGGTGCTGGGCGTGATCCCGGAATCGGAAATCGTGCTGCAGGCCTCGAACCAGGGCACGCCGGCCATCCACATGGAAGGCAGCGACGTCGCCCAGGCGTATGAGGACGTGGTTGCGCGCTTCCTCGGCGAAGAGCGCCCGCTGCGCTTCGTCGACTACGAAAAGCCCGGCCTGCTCAAGCGCCTGTTCGGAGGGAAGTAA